The DNA region GAGGTTCATTTTCAAGCTGTAACCATCTCTATCAGTGTAAATAATAGAGCCTGGACTTGCTCAGCAATTTACGCAAGCCCTAATCCTTCGTTGAGAGAGGACTTTTGGAGGTACTTAATCGATCTTCGCCAAAGGATTTTGGAACCTTGGCTTGCTGTGGGTGACTTTAACGAAATCATCTCCCCTTTAGAGGTGTCAGGAGGCGCGTTTTGTCAAAACAGAGCAAACCGTATGCTCTCCATGTTAGAGGCCTGTGAGTTTCTCGATCTTGGATCCACTGGGAAGCAATTCACTTGGGAGAGAAGGCCACACGGAGGTCGTACCATTGCAAAGCGCCTAGATAGAGCTGTTGGGGACATTGCTTGGCGCCACACCTTCCCGGAGGCTTACGTGGAGCATTTGGCTCGAGTGTAGTCGGATCATTGCCCCGCTCTAGTTAGATGCAGTGCCTTTGTTGGTGATCGCGAATCACGGCCTTTTCGCTTCCAGGCAGCTTGGTCCACCCATCCCGCTTTTGAACCCTTGGTCCGCAATACTTGGAAGGAACCACCCCCATCCTTGACGGGGAAGCTTAGTAATATCCGGGTGGCATCAAAAACTTTCAATATGACTGTATTTGGCAACGCCACAAGGAGAAAGAAGCTGGTGGAGCGTAGGTTGCAGGGCCTCCAACATGAGCTTGAAGCACATGAAACTGAATCCTTGCTTCGTTTGGAAAAAGAGTTGCATGAGGAATATAACCAAATACTTGTCCAAGAGGAACTCATTTGGTATCAGAAGTCTCGCGAGAAATGGGTGAAGCTTGGTGACCGTAACACAAAGTTTTTCCATATTCAGACGGTGGTCGCAGGAAGCGGAATAAGATACATGGGCTCCTTGTTGGAGATGAGTGGTGCACTGATCCGGAGGGTCTAAAGGCGGGTGCACAAGCTTTTATCACTAACCTGTTTTCTGTTGATTCCCAGGTAGTTCGTAACCATGTCATGGAGCTCATGCCTCCTTCTATTTCTGCGGAGGATAGGAATGACCTGGTTGAGCCTGTTTCTCTTGAGGAGGTTCGTCGTGCGGTTATGGCCATGAATTCTTTCAAGGCGCCAGGTGCTGACGGCTTTCAAGCTTTCTTTTTCAAGCAGTATTGGGATATTCTAGGCGATGACCTTCATGCCATGGTGGCCGATGCTTTCTCTAATGGGAAAGGTGAGACTTCTCTTTTAGAGACCCTCATTGTCCTCATTCCCAAGATTGAGAACCCTCTGCGCTTCAAGGATCTTCGTCCCATCAGTTTGTGTAATGTTGCTTACAAAGTGATTACAAAGGTCCTAGTTAATCGCTTCCGACCTCTTCTGAATGACTTGGTCAACCCCCTCCAAGGTAGCTTCATTCCTGGGAGAGGAACCAAGGACAACATTATTCTGGCACAGGAGGTCATGCATACAATCCACACCTACAAGCGTAAAGGAGGCTTGGTGGCTATATAAATTGACTTGGAGAAAGCTTATGATAGAGTCAGTTGGGACTTTCTTAGAGCCACCTTGCAGGACTTTGGCTTTCCTCCAACTATAGTTGAGTTAATCATGTGGGGTGTTACATCGGCTTCCATATCTATTCTTTGGAATGGATCTAAGCTTGAGTCCTTTTCCCCTCAAAGAGGTCTCCGCCAAGGTGACCCGTTATCTCCGTACCTCTTTGTGTTGTGCATGGAAAGATTAGCGCTCTTAATCCAAAAAAGAGTTGTGGAGGGTTCTTGGCACCCTATTCGTATTGCTAAGGAAGGTATGAATATCTCTCACTTATTTTTTGCGGATGATATTCTTCTGTTTTGTCAAGCGAGTAGGGATCAATTGCATATTGTCTCGGAGACGTTGAAGGATTTCTGTGAGGCCTCGGGCATGCGTGTGAATCTGGACAAGTCTAGAATGTGCTGCTCCAAAACTGTTGCTCATGCTACTCAGGAGAGTTTTTCATCAATCATGGGCTTTAGGAGGGCATCCAATCTTGGTAAATATCTTGGCATTCCATTGATAAAAGGAAGAGTTACCAGAGACGTCTTTCTCCCTATCCTTGATAAGGTTAATGCTAGGTTAGCATCTTGGAAAACCCGCATGTTGAACAAAGCCGGAAAGTTATGTCTCGCAAAGTCCGTGTTAACATCCATTCCCATTTACACTATGCAATCTTTATGGCTTCCCCAAGCTATTTGTGATATTATTGACAAGAAAGTTCGTTGTTGTTTATGGGCTAAAGGGAACAACAATCGCGGTTGGAGTTTAGTTTCCTGGGACGAGATCATCAAACCGAAGGAACATGGGGGTTTGGGCCTTCGAAGTGCTCGTCTTAATAACATAGCCATGCTTGGATCTTTGGTGGAGGACTTACTTCATCATAATGGGAAGCCTTGGGTCACTGCACTGTCTCAAAAATACTTGAAGCCTGATGGTGTTTTGCGAGGAGCATACAAGAGTGGTGACTCTTATATTTGGCGAAGCATTACCCGCGCAATCGAATATGTTGGCCCGAGTTTCAAGCCCCTTCTAGGGGATGGCTCTTCTTCCATGTGGTATGTGAATTGGATGGGGACAGGGAGATTGTGTGATCGGGTTCCCTTTGTCAATATTGCAGATACACAGCTCATTGTCGCTGATTTATGGCAGGGGAGGAGGTGGAACCTCAATGCCTTGTACACGGTGTTACCACCGGAAATCGTTACTGAATTAGTAAACATTACCATCCCACAGGCGAGGAACCAAGAGGATTCGTTGAGGTGGATTCACAGTCCCAATGGAAGATACACACCAAGCACAGCTTACTATAGTTTGACAGCTCCGGCGCTGGGAAACATGGGAGTTTGGAGGAAAGTGTGGAAGCTGCGGGTTCCAGAGAAGATTCGTTTCTTCCTTTGGCTCCTTGCCCATGGCGCTTTGCCTTCTAACGCAAAGAGATTTACGACGCACCTTGCTAGTAACGCTTCTTGCCCTCGATGTGACTCGGATCATGAAGACCTGGACCATTTATTCCGCCACTGCCCTGACTCGAGACGGCTTTGGAGTTACTTTAATACTGTTTTGCCGGCGCCACTGCCACATGTAGCTTTCGACAGCTGGCTTTTATCCGTCATTACTCACTGGAATAGCACCTTGGGCATGGCAGTGTTATGGTGGCTCTGGCGGTGGCGCAACATGAGCgttgtaacaccccctttttcccattgttttatttaaaaacgtttatcagagtttaaaaacatatcaagggagtattacacttcttcacgaaaactcattaaaattaacactaattgtgtttgaaaatttataagttcatatggtttgcaaagaataaattattcctgccaataaaatttctaaaccagccagataattctatgatgcataaaatcacttatttaaataggtttatcttccatgatattctaataaaattcatcatactcaaaactgaatttcataggcgcttcggccatcaacagtacgatatcgccataatttagaaaattattcaacaacttccataaggagaggttataaaatcctctcaacataaatgtaaaagtaacgtaaaatatctacccagtgttacattacagagcaagacacttattttattataataataatagtaataataacataaactaagacTCTCCAAAGCTActctcctcatgagccacatctctaccttcagtacctgagcgatgtcgcatagaacatcattccaacagaagggtaagaacttacattgtataaaatatagcataacaaagagcaagtaaacaattcagatcctactttataaactcttcacctttactttaaaatctgagtgattataatattttctctcaagacagtttcacaattcttattaatgtttcggaaaattataagcttaaagaagaataataattcaactttaccacaacagcaaaacaattcaccaacaattcaccaaacacataaaaccactgaaaacgtgaaacttagtgtgtgagactctaatgtatgcatgtggtaccaattgttaaccttagcggtatcaccgcatccactccagacagttaaccaccaatgaagtccactccagacttccagaactacgccagttctgggacaaacctcagttttccgatgaaaaccgacacgttgcctcttgactaaatgaagtgtatttcgtgcaaaaactcataaattaaaacatgcaatttgagaccactccagccccaaatatataacatattttctcaccaaattccataacggaaatcacacaaaaattgcacaaaataacacttcaatacaattatcaaatcattcactattccactgacaaaatagcaacacaaaatcatcaaatgtctcatatcaattactagaatcagtttcagaatcaatcccagaaataagcagaaacatagcaaacttgcatataatcctggtactaaatgagcagtccaaaaattatgaaaattttaccaaacatagccttatacgttagctttcatataaaattggtttcacccaatttggaattctgtagagagagttatacTCTCTACAGCACATgctgttagggtgtctgcgagcagaaatagagttaacttgcagataattctagTATTGAACCAGCAACCCAAAAATTacgaaaatattacccaatataatcctatgagttagctttcatacaaaatttgtttctctcaattcggaattctttagagagagttatgctctctacaacacatgCTGCTAGGGTGTttgcgggcagaaacagaatgaacttgcaaatgattatggtattgaaccagcaatcgaaaaattatgaaaatattacccaacatagccctatgagttagctttcatacaaaattagtttcactcaatttggaattctgtagagagagttatgctctctacaacacagactgttagggtatctgcgggcaaaacagaacagaacccaattttccccagaacctcaattttgctcaaaatcaattttgctcaccacatgttaacactcaacacagtctctcagttctgaattttcaaagaagatgggggttctttcatgttaaactcaacctctgttattctataattatacaaggtaaattcaaacacttaccttctatgacaccggtacaaagcctcctagacccttttcttcttgaagatcaaattctaggttttctccaccttttctcctctccttcacctttcacgtgttcctctgttctgctgcttctctaatcctaattttctgatttctctctttttaattctctcataacccttaaataatcttacaatgggccccactcccaattactcacacaaaaacctaacaaccttatttatctaaatcttattctatatcacaagagatttaaattataatcacataattcatcaaattaccatatagcataataataattaaactaaaataataaataacataataacgaaaagtggggtgttacaagcGTGTTCGA from Lotus japonicus ecotype B-129 chromosome 2, LjGifu_v1.2 includes:
- the LOC130737164 gene encoding uncharacterized protein LOC130737164, which codes for MFMDSTSLNVLAWNIRGASGAHGQRRARDLIRSFRPSLFIVVETHCPFDTVASFWRRAGYDLCGCSEASGHRGGIWILAPANRSFDVRVMEVHFQAVTISISVNNRAWTCSAIYASPNPSLREDFWRYLIDLRQRILEPWLAVGDFNEIISPLEVSGGAFCQNRANRMLSMLEACEFLDLGSTGKQFTWERRPHGGRTIAKRLDRAVGDIAWRHTFPEAYVEHLARV